In Zingiber officinale cultivar Zhangliang chromosome 8B, Zo_v1.1, whole genome shotgun sequence, a single genomic region encodes these proteins:
- the LOC122015157 gene encoding scarecrow-like protein 15: MRGFPFHGHGKGGSEAVERELEGNKAFFWVNKRRKFGIQEGAEPRSVLDHRSPSPPASTVTLSSSLGGSGSSDTAGVAAVFDSTANKSVLSDTAAEVGGGASWKEEWAAELQPIPAGLDAAFDAGGAKCGLGVDDWETMLSENSAVSPVREQTFLGWIMGDVDDPVSARFRQHQLLPLCPPDFDGNNGGLGLGVLDPGNGRIEDKAPISVSVGTSVVPNTVGGGFPFMSSNSCVSPPSTGSVIKGTTMIHQPASHLMSQSLAPPGNFTPSLSLPPGIYLPDTVDEKLQLFGTGLLLNQPPATSSLPFFLSAGQVEHSLPQLILPTQPKRLPMEDEYITKLPFLESGGSSDLFPRRSSYQQPLQNPGFPMPQLQPRSVKYKLPVFCDDAATPAAAQQQQLQQALVNLLIEAAKMVEAKNFVGAHGILARLNHQLPSPLGKPLIRSAFYFKEALQRILCNGPNPIFSSNSPSHHQQSLFSLSTQFDVVHKLCAYKTFSEVSPIIQFSNFTCIQALLEELSSSDRIHIVDFDIGVGGQWSSFMQELAQRRCSSSNPVVMLKISVLVSDYSQNNLELQLVRDSLSHFANDLNIPFEFYFHSLESFDALELHAIEGEAIAVNLPIGSYGKLSFPSILYLVKQLSPKIVIAVDQGCDRSDLPFLQHFLHAFQSSMVLMDSIDASGTNQDMTTKMEKFLLQPRIESSVLGRYHTSDKILPWRTLFTTSGFIPIQLSNFLETQADCLLKRVQVRGFHVEKRQATLYLYWQRRELVSVSAWRC; this comes from the coding sequence ATGAGGGGTTTTCCCTTCCATGGCCATGGGAAAGGGGGCTCAGAAGCAGTGGAGAGAGAATTAGAGGGAAATAAGGCATTTTTCTGGGTGAATAAGAGGCGAAAGTTTGGGATCCAAGAGGGTGCGGAGCCAAGATCAGTGCTTGATCATAGAAGCCCTAGCCCTCCTGCTTCCACAGTCACACTGTCTTCTTCCCTGGGCGGCTCCGGCTCATCTGACACCGCCGGAGTGGCGGCGGTCTTCGACAGTACCGCTAACAAATCGGTCCTCTCCGACACCGCCGCCGAAGTGGGCGGCGGTGCGAGCTGGAAGGAAGAATGGGCGGCCGAGCTGCAGCCCATACCTGCCGGCCTCGACGCGGCCTTCGATGCGGGTGGTGCAAAATGCGGCCTTGGAGTCGACGACTGGGAGACGATGCTGTCCGAGAATTCTGCAGTCTCCCCCGTCCGTGAGCAGACGTTTCTCGGGTGGATCATGGGCGACGTCGATGATCCTGTTTCAGCCCGTTTTAGGCAACATCAGCTCCTCCCTCTGTGCCCGCCGGATTTCGATGGAAACAATGGTGGCTTGGGTTTGGGGGTTCTCGACCCGGGCAATGGTAGGATTGAAGACAAGGCGCCAATCTCAGTCTCCGTGGGCACTTCTGTAGTCCCCAACACTGTTGGTGGTGGCTTCCCGTTCATGAGCAGTAATAGCTGTGTATCCCCGCCCTCTACCGGCTCTGTCATCAAGGGAACCACCATGATTCACCAACCCGCTAGTCATCTAATGTCGCAGTCTCTGGCTCCGCCAGGAAACTTCACGCCGTCGCTCTCTTTGCCACCGGGCATTTACCTCCCCGACACCGTGGATGAGAAACTGCAGTTATTTGGCACAGGCCTTCTCTTAAACCAGCCACCAGCCACCTCGAGTTTGCCCTTCTTTCTCAGCGCAGGGCAGGTGGAGCATTCGCTGCCGCAACTCATCCTCCCTACGCAACCAAAGCGCTTACCGATGGAGGACGAATATATCACGAAACTCCCTTTTCTTGAATCTGGCGGCAGCTCGGACCTCTTTCCTCGCCGGTCATCATACCAGCAACCACTGCAAAATCCGGGATTTCCGATGCCTCAGCTCCAGCCAAGGTCAGTGAAGTACAAGTTGCCAGTTTTCTGCGATGATGCTGCGACGCCTGCAGCTGCGCAGCAGCAGCAGCTGCAACAGGCATTGGTTAACCTGCTTATCGAAGCTGCTAAGATGGTCGAGGCTAAGAACTTCGTTGGTGCGCACGGGATATTGGCGCGGCTCAATCACCAGCTCCCCTCCCCATTGGGGAAGCCCCTTATCCGTTCTGCCTTTTACTTCAAGGAAGCACTGCAACGTATACTCTGTAACGGGCCTAATCCTATTTTCTCCTCCAATTCACCCTCCCATCATCAGCAGAGCCTATTCTCCTTGTCGACACAATTTGACGTTGTGCACAAGCTCTGTGCATACAAGACATTCTCTGAAGTCTCTCCAATCATCCAATTCTCCAACTTCACTTGCATTCAAGCCCTTCTTGAAGAACTCAGTAGCTCTGACCGAATCCATATTGTGGACTTCGACATTGGAGTTGGTGGACAATGGTCTTCTTTCATGCAGGAGCTAGCACAGCGACGCTGCTCTTCCTCAAATCCTGTGGTAATGCTAAAAATATCAGTGCTTGTGTCTGATTACTCCCAGAACAATCTGGAGCTTCAGCTCGTTCGTGATAGCCTCTCCCATTTTGCGAATGACCTTAACATTCCATTTGAATTTTACTTCCATAGCCTTGAATCATTTGATGCCTTGGAGCTACATGCCATTGAAGGCGAAGCTATTGCAGTAAACCTTCCTATAGGAAGCTATGGGAAACTTTCCTTCCCGTCTATTCTCtaccttgtcaagcagctctctCCTAAGATTGTCATCGCAGTTGACCAAGGTTGTGATCGGAGTGACTTGCCATTCTTGCAGCATTTTCTCCACGCTTTTCAGTCCTCTATGGTTCTTATGGATTCCATTGATGCATCTGGAACTAACCAAGATATGACAACCAAGATGGAGAAGTTCCTGCTTCAGCCAAGGATAGAGAGTTCAGTTCTTGGACGATACCATACTTCTGATAAGATACTTCCCTGGAGGACACTCTTTACCACCTCAGGTTTTATCCCTATTCAACTCAGCAATTTCTTGGAGACGCAGGCTGACTGCCTTTTAAAGAGAGTGCAGGTAAGAGGGTTTCATGTGGAGAAGCGTCAGGCGACACTTTACCTCTACTGGCAGCGCAGGGAGCTCGTCTCAGTATCAGCTTGGAGGTGCTGA